Proteins encoded by one window of Streptococcus sanguinis:
- a CDS encoding SEC10/PgrA surface exclusion domain-containing protein, whose amino-acid sequence MKKTLSAFSVSAAALSLVLAEGVQADQLVDNQSYSDAPVSQSQPQAENTQKDESVSKEQVDAAQALVQEADSNVAQGKADLAQAQANTAAAQSQVEQAQAEANRAQEAADKAGPEAIETARQEESNQKAQVDSNKSELAKADQATKAAEAERDTQAAKTKEAQEQAKTQEGRLAKAQNDVKEAQANLSGDATAKAEKNVKAAQDKVAADQSAVETAQAKVATARQTDSQKQAEVAKAQTNQTQAKTARDASQKNLQEKTAAAEKTQSDLNQAQQALQKAQAGKITTEASSNKNRVSMTPEYIAALRELIAPNLSEQKTNEIQNRLAALNASAKALNRYVADPTDSKALIDTNNIPQNVRQELSQFASELINQLRAQMGTGEVVVTPSSIDFADKVATEYRKDNWNWDLMEKYHHDAKAINRVAREYGLMTTSAEQESKGLQYYENAYIWREKAGQMSVAEMKRRIYDSVVEFMFNGYEWLHATSISGLNTGRQKNYLGVDFSMESDITMAHFTMVSEDQVKYASKKNFNASPITGKAATAKVDPQEVAQAQTAYDAAFKANQLALASKGVAQTTYNRKAAALEQANQQLAQAQAQAGESATAQAQAALAAAQEKLAADQAALAAAQAALQNSNLDDKTKAEKLTQAQDALTAVQATVAAAQEALKTESDKLAQLEAALNVAKERKTNLEKAVTDAEAALQMAKESLSNLENAEENLEQAKTKLAAAQAAYQAALTAQTDQEAKVAVLTAVQAQAKATYDLLAQTYAEQNKEEDIRYYQSVLAHTEERFARSPLAGQVGDPQHTALGTTGNAGSASPGNHKQVAASGHALPKTGENSSWLLLAGQMLLLMAMKLFYKKRSLD is encoded by the coding sequence ATGAAAAAGACACTTAGTGCTTTTTCTGTCAGTGCAGCGGCATTGTCTTTGGTGCTCGCAGAAGGAGTTCAGGCTGATCAATTAGTTGATAATCAGTCTTATTCTGATGCGCCCGTTAGTCAAAGCCAACCACAGGCAGAAAACACACAGAAGGATGAATCTGTTTCGAAAGAACAGGTAGACGCTGCTCAGGCTCTTGTACAAGAAGCCGACAGCAATGTTGCACAAGGGAAAGCTGATTTGGCTCAAGCTCAGGCAAATACTGCTGCGGCTCAAAGTCAGGTCGAGCAAGCACAAGCTGAAGCTAACCGGGCACAGGAGGCAGCTGATAAAGCTGGTCCGGAAGCTATTGAAACAGCTAGGCAAGAAGAGAGCAATCAAAAAGCTCAAGTGGACAGCAATAAGTCAGAACTGGCTAAAGCTGACCAAGCAACTAAGGCGGCTGAAGCTGAGCGCGATACTCAGGCAGCCAAGACTAAAGAAGCTCAAGAGCAAGCGAAAACTCAAGAAGGACGCCTTGCTAAAGCTCAAAATGACGTGAAGGAAGCTCAGGCTAATCTAAGTGGGGACGCTACAGCTAAAGCAGAAAAAAATGTGAAAGCAGCCCAAGACAAGGTGGCAGCTGACCAGTCTGCTGTTGAAACAGCTCAAGCAAAAGTAGCTACAGCTCGTCAGACTGACAGTCAGAAGCAGGCTGAGGTTGCAAAAGCTCAGACCAACCAGACTCAGGCTAAGACGGCTCGTGATGCTTCTCAAAAGAACTTGCAGGAAAAAACTGCTGCAGCAGAGAAGACTCAGTCAGATCTGAACCAAGCTCAACAGGCTTTGCAAAAGGCTCAAGCTGGAAAAATTACTACTGAAGCTTCTAGCAATAAAAACCGTGTGTCAATGACTCCGGAATACATTGCAGCCTTGAGAGAGCTAATTGCACCGAATTTATCAGAGCAAAAAACTAATGAGATTCAAAATAGACTGGCTGCACTGAATGCCAGTGCTAAGGCTCTCAATCGTTATGTAGCAGATCCTACAGATAGCAAAGCTTTGATTGATACCAACAATATTCCACAGAATGTTCGTCAGGAACTTTCACAGTTTGCTTCAGAACTCATCAACCAGCTGCGTGCTCAGATGGGAACAGGCGAAGTAGTTGTAACACCGTCTTCAATTGATTTCGCTGATAAGGTGGCAACAGAATATCGCAAAGACAACTGGAACTGGGATTTGATGGAGAAATACCATCACGATGCTAAAGCAATTAACCGCGTAGCGCGTGAATATGGTTTAATGACCACAAGTGCTGAGCAAGAGAGCAAAGGTCTCCAGTATTATGAAAACGCTTATATTTGGAGAGAAAAAGCTGGCCAAATGAGTGTGGCTGAAATGAAGAGACGAATCTATGATTCCGTTGTTGAATTCATGTTTAATGGCTATGAATGGCTGCATGCTACATCAATCTCTGGTCTCAATACTGGTCGCCAGAAAAACTATCTGGGTGTTGATTTCTCAATGGAAAGCGACATCACTATGGCTCATTTCACCATGGTGTCAGAAGATCAAGTCAAATATGCTAGCAAAAAGAACTTCAATGCCAGCCCGATTACAGGCAAAGCTGCAACAGCAAAAGTAGATCCGCAGGAAGTAGCTCAGGCTCAAACTGCCTATGACGCTGCCTTCAAGGCCAATCAACTGGCTCTGGCATCTAAGGGAGTTGCTCAAACCACTTACAATCGGAAGGCCGCAGCCTTAGAGCAAGCCAATCAGCAACTGGCTCAGGCACAAGCTCAAGCAGGTGAGTCAGCAACTGCTCAGGCACAAGCAGCTCTTGCTGCAGCTCAAGAGAAGTTGGCAGCTGATCAAGCGGCTTTGGCAGCAGCACAAGCAGCCCTGCAAAATTCAAACTTGGATGACAAGACCAAAGCGGAAAAATTAACTCAGGCCCAAGATGCTCTGACTGCTGTTCAAGCGACAGTTGCTGCCGCTCAAGAAGCTCTAAAAACTGAATCAGATAAGTTGGCTCAGCTAGAAGCAGCTTTGAATGTAGCAAAAGAAAGAAAGACTAATCTTGAAAAAGCTGTTACAGATGCTGAAGCAGCATTGCAAATGGCTAAAGAGTCATTGTCAAATCTTGAGAATGCAGAAGAAAACTTGGAACAAGCTAAAACTAAATTAGCCGCAGCTCAGGCTGCTTACCAAGCAGCTCTTACAGCTCAAACAGATCAAGAAGCAAAAGTAGCAGTTTTAACTGCTGTTCAAGCACAAGCTAAGGCGACATACGACTTGCTAGCTCAAACTTATGCTGAGCAGAATAAGGAAGAAGATATTCGCTATTACCAATCTGTTTTGGCTCACACAGAGGAGCGTTTCGCTCGCTCTCCGCTTGCTGGACAAGTAGGAGATCCTCAGCATACAGCTCTTGGAACTACTGGAAATGCTGGAAGTGCTAGCCCTGGAAATCATAAGCAGGTAGCTGCTTCAGGTCATGCCTTGCCTAAGACAGGAGAAAACTCTTCTTGGCTTCTTCTAGCAGGCCAAATGCTTCTGCTCATGGCTATGAAATTGTTCTACAAGAAACGTTCTCTTGATTAG
- a CDS encoding pyridoxal phosphate-dependent aminotransferase, with translation MKEFDKSSKLEHVAYDIRGPVLDEAMRMRANGEKILRLNTGNPAEFGFTAPDEVIHDLIMNARDSEGYSDSKGIFSARKAIMQYCQLKNFPNVDIDDIYLGNGVSELIVMSMQGLLDDGDEVLVPMPDYPLWTAAVSLAGGNAVHYVCDEQAEWYPDIDDIKSKITSNTKAIIIINPNNPTGALYPKELLLEIVEIARQNNLIIFADEIYDRMVMDGNVHTSVASLAPDIFCVSMNGLSKSHRIAGFRVGWMVLSGPKHHVKGYIEGLNMLSNMRLCSNVLAQQVVQTSLGGHQSVDELLLPGGRIYEQRNFIYQAIQDIPGLSAVKPKAGLYIFPKIDRNMYRIDDDEQFVLNFLKQEKVLLVHGRGFNWKDPDHFRIVYLPRVDELAQIQEKMTRFLRQYRR, from the coding sequence ATGAAAGAATTTGACAAGTCCAGCAAGCTGGAACATGTTGCCTATGATATTCGCGGTCCAGTTTTGGATGAAGCCATGCGCATGCGGGCCAACGGTGAAAAGATTCTCCGCCTCAATACAGGAAATCCGGCTGAATTTGGTTTTACCGCTCCAGATGAGGTCATTCATGATTTGATTATGAATGCGCGTGACAGTGAGGGCTACTCTGACTCTAAGGGGATTTTTTCAGCCCGTAAGGCCATTATGCAATATTGCCAGCTTAAGAATTTTCCTAATGTAGATATTGATGACATTTATCTGGGAAATGGTGTCAGCGAGCTGATTGTCATGTCCATGCAGGGCTTGCTGGATGACGGGGACGAGGTGCTGGTGCCGATGCCAGACTACCCACTCTGGACGGCTGCAGTCAGTCTGGCTGGTGGGAATGCTGTTCACTATGTTTGTGATGAGCAGGCAGAATGGTATCCAGATATTGACGATATCAAGTCAAAAATCACATCTAATACCAAGGCTATCATTATCATTAACCCTAACAATCCAACGGGAGCACTTTATCCTAAGGAACTGCTGCTGGAGATTGTGGAAATTGCTCGCCAGAACAATCTCATTATCTTTGCGGATGAAATCTATGATCGCATGGTGATGGATGGCAATGTCCATACATCTGTGGCTAGTCTGGCTCCTGATATCTTCTGTGTCAGTATGAATGGTCTTTCTAAGTCGCACCGAATCGCAGGCTTCCGTGTTGGCTGGATGGTGCTATCTGGTCCTAAACATCATGTTAAGGGTTATATCGAAGGGTTAAACATGCTCTCCAACATGCGCTTGTGCTCCAATGTCTTGGCTCAGCAAGTCGTTCAAACCTCACTTGGTGGTCATCAATCTGTGGATGAACTGCTTTTGCCAGGTGGCCGTATCTATGAACAGCGTAATTTCATCTATCAGGCTATTCAGGACATCCCGGGGCTGTCAGCTGTTAAGCCTAAAGCTGGCCTCTATATTTTCCCGAAAATTGACCGGAACATGTATCGCATCGACGATGATGAGCAGTTTGTGCTCAATTTCCTCAAGCAGGAGAAAGTCCTTCTTGTCCATGGACGAGGCTTTAACTGGAAGGACCCAGATCATTTCCGAATCGTTTATCTGCCTCGAGTAGATGAGCTAGCTCAAATCCAAGAAAAAATGACGCGCTTCTTGCGCCAATATCGCCGTTAA
- the codY gene encoding GTP-sensing pleiotropic transcriptional regulator CodY → MADLLEKTRKITSILKRSEEQMQEDLPYNAITRQLADIIHCNACIINSKGRLLGYFMRYKTNNDRVEAFFQDKNFPEEYVQEANLVYETEANLPVTHDLTIFPVETKDDFPDGLTTIAPIHVSGIRLGSLIIWRNDKEFADDDLILVEIASTVVGIQLLNFQREEDEKNIRRRTAVTMAVNTLSYSELRAVSAILGELNGNEGQLTASVIADRIGITRSVIVNALRKLESAGIIESRSLGMKGTYLKVLIPDVFDEIKKRDY, encoded by the coding sequence ATGGCCGATTTACTAGAAAAAACACGAAAAATTACGTCTATTCTGAAGCGCTCGGAAGAGCAGATGCAGGAAGATTTGCCCTATAATGCTATTACGCGTCAGTTGGCTGATATTATCCACTGCAATGCCTGCATTATCAATAGCAAAGGACGTCTTCTAGGCTATTTCATGCGCTACAAGACCAATAATGACCGTGTAGAAGCTTTTTTTCAAGATAAGAATTTCCCAGAGGAGTATGTCCAAGAAGCCAATCTGGTCTATGAAACGGAGGCTAATCTACCGGTTACGCATGATTTGACGATTTTTCCGGTAGAGACCAAGGATGATTTTCCAGATGGCCTGACTACCATTGCTCCCATTCATGTTTCAGGGATTCGTTTGGGCTCATTGATTATCTGGCGTAATGATAAGGAATTTGCGGACGATGATCTGATTTTGGTTGAGATTGCCAGTACAGTGGTTGGTATCCAGCTACTTAACTTCCAGCGGGAAGAGGATGAGAAAAATATCCGCCGCCGGACAGCTGTGACCATGGCGGTCAATACTCTGTCTTACTCAGAACTGAGAGCTGTTTCAGCAATTTTGGGCGAGCTCAATGGCAATGAAGGCCAGCTGACAGCATCTGTCATTGCTGACCGTATCGGGATTACCCGCTCAGTGATTGTTAATGCCTTGCGCAAGCTGGAAAGTGCTGGGATTATTGAAAGCCGCTCACTGGGAATGAAGGGAACTTATCTGAAAGTTCTGATTCCGGATGTCTTTGATGAAATTAAAAAGAGGGACTATTAA
- a CDS encoding universal stress protein has product MTQKYENIMVAVDGSHESELAFEKGVNVALRNGSRLTIAHVIDTRALQSVSTFDADVYEDLQEDAKKLTAELKEKAQKSGIKYVDIVIEMGNPKTLLATDIPEEHKVDLIMVGATGLNAFERLLVGSSSEYILRHAKVDLLVVRDPEKTL; this is encoded by the coding sequence ATGACTCAGAAATATGAAAACATTATGGTTGCTGTGGATGGTTCTCACGAATCCGAACTAGCCTTTGAAAAGGGCGTTAATGTGGCTCTCCGAAACGGCTCTCGACTCACTATCGCCCATGTCATTGACACCCGGGCTTTGCAAAGTGTCTCAACCTTTGATGCAGATGTCTACGAGGACTTACAAGAAGATGCCAAAAAGCTGACAGCTGAGCTGAAAGAAAAGGCTCAAAAATCCGGTATCAAGTATGTTGACATTGTCATTGAGATGGGCAATCCCAAGACTCTCTTGGCTACAGATATCCCAGAAGAGCACAAGGTAGATCTAATTATGGTCGGTGCTACCGGTCTCAATGCCTTTGAACGGCTGCTAGTCGGTTCTTCATCTGAATATATCCTGCGCCACGCCAAAGTTGATTTACTCGTGGTCAGAGATCCAGAAAAAACTTTATAA
- a CDS encoding cysteine hydrolase family protein, whose product MAKALISIDYTVDFVADEGKLTAGAPAQEISEAIAQVTEAAFDRGDYIFFAIDAHDENDAFHPESKLFPPHNIKGTSGRNLYGPLADFYDKHQADSRVFWMDKRHYSAFSGTDLDIRLRERKVDTVILTGVLTDICVLHTAIDAYNLGYQIQVVEPAVASLSEENHKFALNHLQNVLGSTIIDTI is encoded by the coding sequence ATGGCTAAAGCACTGATTTCCATTGATTATACAGTTGATTTTGTCGCAGATGAGGGCAAGTTGACAGCAGGAGCGCCAGCTCAGGAAATTTCTGAAGCCATTGCTCAAGTGACGGAGGCAGCTTTTGACAGAGGAGATTATATCTTCTTTGCTATTGATGCCCATGATGAGAATGATGCCTTTCATCCTGAGAGCAAATTGTTTCCGCCTCATAACATCAAAGGAACTAGCGGTCGCAATCTTTATGGCCCTTTGGCTGATTTTTATGACAAGCATCAAGCAGACTCTCGGGTCTTTTGGATGGATAAGCGCCATTATTCTGCCTTTTCCGGTACGGATTTAGATATTCGATTGCGGGAAAGAAAGGTAGATACGGTCATTTTGACTGGAGTCTTGACGGATATTTGTGTCTTGCATACAGCGATTGATGCATATAATCTTGGTTATCAGATTCAGGTGGTAGAACCGGCTGTGGCTTCTCTGTCAGAGGAAAATCACAAATTTGCCTTAAACCACTTGCAAAATGTTCTGGGTTCGACTATAATAGATACAATTTAA
- a CDS encoding TreTu family toxin has translation MLSKHDPNFEQKRFDYIAETGLDPVTGKEADEELQNYATNYTKYASSIKAGYDFLMVGAAAWSTRSYNKDLQTQRADAQINEYYQIKDAVRNSSVGSQPVVGPQLPSKNLDSKLPKVNVGGLDNPIVDEMSTVGRWMSMEEYTKMIDSGKVQMSPNGNTTYVATPSNIEAFPAAKPGSVFTEFDVNSQSLYPAGKEGWGQIPGPGSLIDRLNQKKGLPAITEMPDARNINIKGEK, from the coding sequence TTGTTAAGCAAACACGATCCTAACTTCGAGCAAAAACGTTTTGACTATATAGCTGAAACTGGCCTTGATCCAGTCACAGGCAAAGAGGCTGATGAGGAACTCCAGAATTATGCCACAAACTATACCAAGTATGCATCGAGTATAAAAGCGGGTTATGACTTCCTAATGGTAGGGGCAGCAGCTTGGAGTACTCGGTCTTATAATAAGGATTTACAAACACAAAGGGCTGATGCCCAGATTAATGAGTATTATCAGATTAAGGATGCAGTGAGAAATTCGAGTGTGGGGAGTCAGCCGGTGGTTGGTCCTCAACTTCCATCAAAGAATTTGGACTCCAAATTACCTAAAGTTAATGTTGGTGGCTTAGATAACCCTATTGTAGATGAGATGTCAACTGTAGGACGATGGATGTCAATGGAAGAATATACAAAGATGATTGATTCTGGTAAAGTTCAAATGTCACCGAATGGAAATACAACATATGTTGCTACTCCTTCTAATATTGAAGCATTTCCAGCTGCTAAACCAGGAAGCGTTTTTACAGAATTTGATGTTAATTCCCAGAGTCTTTATCCAGCTGGAAAAGAAGGATGGGGACAAATCCCAGGTCCAGGCTCTCTAATTGATAGGTTAAATCAAAAGAAGGGCTTGCCAGCCATAACAGAAATGCCGGATGCTCGTAATATAAATATCAAAGGAGAAAAGTAA